In Flavobacteriaceae bacterium, the following proteins share a genomic window:
- a CDS encoding GTPase, translating into MHTLLFIYNANSGTINTLFDIGHKLFSPKTYTCNLCMLTHGTFSENKIWKAFKINSNLDIKFYHIDEFLKLYPNTNYTYPIILKKEHVNLEVILNTSEINKISSAEELINLLKDTIT; encoded by the coding sequence ATGCATACTCTTTTGTTTATATATAATGCGAATTCAGGGACTATAAATACTTTGTTTGATATTGGTCATAAATTATTTAGCCCTAAAACTTATACTTGTAATCTATGTATGCTAACACACGGTACATTTTCTGAAAATAAGATTTGGAAAGCTTTTAAAATTAATAGTAATCTAGATATAAAATTCTATCACATTGATGAATTTTTAAAACTTTACCCCAATACTAATTATACTTACCCTATAATTTTAAAAAAAGAGCATGTTAATTTAGAAGTTATTTTAAATACAAGTGAAATAAATAAAATTTCATCTGCAGAGGAGCTAATTAATCTTCTGAAAGACACGATTACATAA